The genomic segment GTCCCTGTTTTTTAAATTAAAAAATGGAAATAGTAAAAAGATATCTAAAAAATAGGGTTTTTAGATTAAAGAATATGCATATATGACATTTTTGTAGAAATAATAATCAACTGAAGTATTTTCTTAAAAATAGGGGTTGCGCTTGTTTGGGATTGGTCTATAATGCACATCCATCGGCGGTGATGAAGATTAAAACTTCTGATAAAACAGTAACTTAGCATGAAATGGTTGAGTTGAGTTTTAGAAAGAAAGTTTAAAAATAATTTTCATTACTGGTTGACTTTCTAGAGATAGAGAGTAATATAGCCGACCTAGCTTGCTACTGACGAAGTAGTGAGAAGATCATTAAGAGATTATGAAGAACAACTTGTGTGGATTTTTACTGGTTGATTGATCGAAATTATTTTCATTGATTGAATGGTAGAAATTACTCGAAGTTTATTTGAGAAATATTTGTCAGAAAATTGATGAGCCAAGTTTAAGAACTTTACTTATAAAGTTCGAAATGATTTTAACTGAAGAGTTTGATCATGGCTCAGATTGAACGCTGGCGGCAGGCTTAACACATGCAAGTCGAGCGGGGATAGGGTGCTTGCACCTGATTCCTAGCGGCGGACGGGTGAGTAATGCTTAGGAATCTGCCTATTAGTGGGGGACAACGTTCCGAAAGGGACGCTAATACCGCATACGTCCTACGGGAGAAAGCAGGGGATCTTCGGACCTTGCGCTAATAGATGAGCCTAAGTCGGATTAGCTAGTTGGTGGGGTAAAGGCCTACCAAGGCGACGATCTGTAGCGGGTCTGAGAGGATGATCCGCCACACTGGGACTGAGACACGGCCCAGACTCCTACGGGAGGCAGCAGTGGGGAATATTGGACAATGGAGGCAACTCTGATCCAGCCATGCCGCGTGTGTGAAGAAGGCCTTTTGGTTGTAAAGCACTTTAAGCGAGGAGGAGGCTTACCTGGTTAATACCCGGGATAAGTGGACGTTACTCGCAGAATAAGCACCGGCTAACTCTGTGCCAGCAGCCGCGGTAATACAGAGGGTGCAAGCGTTAATCGGATTTACTGGGCGTAAAGCGCGCGTAGGTGGCTAATTAAGTCAAATGTGAAATCCCCGAGCTTAACTTGGGAATTGCATTCGATACTGGTTAGCTAGAGTATGGGAGAGGATGGTAGAATTCCAGGTGTAGCGGTGAAATGCGTAGAGATCTGGAGGAATACCGATGGCGAAGGCAGCCATCTGGCCTAATACTGACACTGAGGTGCGAAAGCATGGGGAGCAAACAGGATTAGATACCCTGGTAGTCCATGCCGTAAACGATGTCTACTAGCCGTTGGGGCCCTTGAGGCTTTAGTGGCGCAGCTAACGCGATAAGTAGACCGCCTGGGGAGTACGGTCGCAAGACTAAAACTCAAATGAATTGACGGGGGCCCGCACAAGCGGTGGAGCATGTGGTTTAATTCGATGCAACGCGAAGAACCTTACCTGGCCTTGACATACAGAGAACTTTCCAGAGATGGATTGGTGCCTTCGGGAACTCTGATACAGGTGCTGCATGGCTGTCGTCAGCTCGTGTCGTGAGATGTTGGGTTAAGTCCCGCAACGAGCGCAACCCTTTTCCTTATTTGCCAGCACTTCGGGTGGGAACTTTAAGGATACTGCCAGTGACAAACTGGAGGAAGGCGGGGACGACGTCAAGTCATCATGGCCCTTACGGCCAGGGCTACACACGTGCTACAATGGTCGGTACAAAGGGTTGCTACTGCGCGAGCAGATGCTAATCTCAAAAAGCCGATCGTAGTCCGGATCGCAGTCTGCAACTCGACTGCGTGAAGTCGGAATCGCTAGTAATCGCGGATCAGAATGCCGCGGTGAATACGTTCCCGGGCCTTGTACACACCGCCCGTCACACCATGGGAGTTTGTTGCACCAGAAGTAGGTAGTCTAACCTTAGGGAGGACGCTTACCACGGTGTGGCCGATGACTGGGGTGAAGTCGTAACAAGGTAGCCGTAGGGGAACCTGCGGCTGGATCACCTCCTTAACGAAAGATTGACGATTGGTAAGAATCCACAACAAGTTGTTCTTCATGACGATGTATCTGAGGGTCTGTAGCTCAGTTGGTTAGAGCACACGCTTGATAAGCGTGGGGTCACAAGTTCAAGTCTTGTCAGACCCACCATTCTGACTAACAAAGCATTGAATAAATGCTGAATACAGAAAAACAGAAACATTGACTTAATTGATAAGCTGGGGACTTAGCTTAGTTGGTAGAGCGCCTGCTTTGCACGCAGGAGGTCAGGAGTTCGACTCTCCTAGTCTCCACCAAATTTCAAGACAAGAAAAGCATGCTTTTCCTTGAAATTTAAGCAAGAAGCTACGCTTCGCGCAGTATGTAATCATACAGTAGCGTGAATGTTTAGTTCCTAAGCGATCAAGTACGTAGATCCTAGAGATTAGCAAGTACAAGCGTTAAGATACGTCCCACTTGATAATCTCTGTGATTTATCACAGTTTCTCGATCTGACGAAGACGAGAAAAATCATTAACAGAATATATTTGAGTTGAAATAATTTGTTCATACTCATGAAAGAGCGGAAACAAGAGATCGCAAGATTGATTGTTGAAGTGATTGAATGAGAACTAGCGAAATTAACTGAATCAAGCGTTTTGGTATATGAATCTAATTGAAGCTGTACAGTGATTAAGTTCACAAACGCCAACTGTATGAGAGTGATGAGTAATCATCATAATCTGTTGCTCATCCTACTTGTAGGGATGAACGACTGTTTGGGGTTGTATAGTCAAGTAATTAAGTGCATGTGGTGGATGCCTTGGCAGTCAGAGGCGAAGAAAGACGTGATAGCCTGCGAAAAGCTCCGGGGAGGCGGCAAATATCCTGTGATCCGGAGATGTCTGAATGGGGAAACCCACCGGCTATAAGGTCGGTATCATAAACTGAATACATAGGTTTATGAGGCGAACGCGGAGAAGTGAAACATCTCAGTATCCGTAGGAAAAGAAATCAATTGAGATTCCCTCAGTAGCGGCGAGCGAAAGGGGAACAGCCCATTAAGTCATATCAGTTTTAGTGGAATGCTCTGGGAAGTGCAACCATAGTGGGTGATAGTCCTGTACACGAAAGGGCTGATATGATGATGTCGAGTAGGGCGAGGCACGTGAAACCTTGTCTGAATATAGGGGGACCATCCTCTAAGGCTAAATACTCCTGACTGACCGATAGTGAACCAGTACCGTGAGGGAAAGGCGAAAAGAACCCCTGTGAGGGGAGTGAAATAGATCCTGAAACCGCATGCATACAAGCAGTGGGAGCCACTTTGTGTGGTGACTGCGTACCTTTTGTATAATGGGTCAGCGACTTATATTCAGTAGCGAGGTTAACCGAATAGGGGAGCCGTAGAGAAATCGAGTCTTAATAGGGCGTTTAGTTGCTGGGTATAGACCCGAAACCGGGTGATCTATCCATGAGCAGGTTGAAGGTTGGGTAACACTAACTGGAGGACCGAACCCACTGTCGTTGAAAAGCCAGGGGATGACTTGTGGATAGGGGTGAAAGGCTAATCAAACTCGGTGATAGCTGGTTCTCCCCGAAAGCTATTTAGGTAGCGCCTCGGACGAATACCATTGGGGGTAGAGCACTGTTTCGGCTAGGGGGTCATCCCGACTTACCAAACCGATGCAAACTCCGAATACCAATGAGTACTATCCGGGAGACAGACTGCGGGTGCTAACGTCCGTAGTCAAGAGGAAAACAATCCAGACCGCCAGCTAAGGTCCCTAAATCATAGTTAAGTGGGAAACGATGTGGGAAGGCATAGACAGCTAGGAGGTTGGCTTAGAAGCAGCCACCCTTTAAAGAAAGCGTAATAGCTCACTAGTCGAGTCGGCCTGCGCGGAAGATGTAACGGGGCTAAAACTATGTACCGAAGCTGCGGATTTGCAATTTATTGCAAGTGGTAGGGGAGCGTTCTGTAAGCCGATGAAGGTGTGTTGAGAAGCATGCTGGAGGTATCAGAAGTGCGAATGCTGACGTGAGTAACGACAAAACGGGTGAAAAACCCGTTCGCTGAAAGACCAAGGGTTCCAGTCCAACGTTAATCGGGGCTGGGTGAGTCGACCCCTAAGGCGAGGCCGAGAGGCGTAGTCGATGGGAAATTGGTTAATATTCCAATACTTCAGTGTAATGCGATGAGAGGACGGAGAAGGTTAAGTCAGCCTGGCGTTGGTTGTCCAGGTGGAAGACTGTAGGCATGTATCTTAGGCAAATCCGGGGTACTCTATGCTGAGAGTTGATAGCAAGCCAGTTTACTGGTGAAGTGGCTGATACCATACTTCCAGGAAAAGTCTCTAAGCTTCAGTTACACTGGAATCGTACCCGAAACCGACACAGGTGGTCAGGTCGAGTAGACCAAAGCGCTTGAGAGAACTCTGCTGAAGGAACTAGGCAAAATGGTACCGTAACTTCGGGAGAAGGTACGCTGCCGGCGGTGATAGGACTTGCTCCTTGAGCTGTTGGCAGCCTCAGAAACCAGGCCGCTGCAACTGTTTATTAAAAACATAGCACTCTGCAAACACGAAAGTGGACGTATAGGGTGTGATGCCTGCCCGGTGCTGGAAGGTTAATTGATGGGGTTAGCGTAAGCGAAGCTCTTGATCGAAGCCCCAGTAAACGGCGGCCGTAACTATAACGGTCCTAAGGTAGCGAAATTCCTTGTCGGGTAAGTTCCGACCTGCACGAATGGCATAATGATGGCGGCGCTGTCTCCAGCAGAGGCTCAGTGAAATCGAATTCGCCGTGAAGATGCGGTGTACCCGCGGCTAGACGGAAAGACCCCGTGAACCTTTACTGCAGCTTGACATTGAACTTTGATCTTACTTGTGTAGGATAGGTGGGAGGCTTTGAAGTGGTGACGCTAGTTGCCATGGAGCCGTCCTTGAAATACCACCCTGGTAATATTGAGGTTCTAACTCTGCTCCCTGATCGGGAGCGAGGACCATGTCTGGTGGGTAGTTTGACTGGGGCGGTCTCCTCCTAAAGAGTAACGGAGGAGTACGAAGGTGCGCTCAGCGTGGTCGGAAATCACGCGTAGAGTATAAAGGCAAAAGCGCGCTTAACTGCGAGACCCACAAGTCGAGCAGGTACGAAAGTAGGTCTTAGTGATCCGGTGGTTCTGTATGGAAGGGCCATCGCTCAACGGATAAAAGGTACTCTGGGGATAACAGGCTGATACCGCCCAAGAGTTCATATCGACGGCGGTGTTTGGCACCTCGATGTCGGCTCATCTCATCCTGGGGCTGAAGCAGGTCCCAAGGGTATGGCTGTTCGCCATTTAAAGAGGTACGCGAGCTGGGTTTAGAACGTCGTGAGACAGTTCGGTCCCTATCTACCGTGGGCGCTGGAAATTTGAGAGGATCTGCTCCTAGTACGAGAGGACCAGAGTGGACGAACCTCTGGTGTACCGGTTGTGACGCCAGTCGCATCGCCGGGTAGCTATGTTCGGAAGGGATAACCGCTGAAAGCATCTAAGCGGGAAGCCTACCTCAAGATAAGATTTCCCCGAGACTTTATGTCTCCTAAAGAGCCGTTGAAGACTACGACGTTGATAGGTTGGATGTGGAAGCATAGCGATATGTGAAGCTGACCAATACTAATTGCTCGTGAGGCTTGACTATACAACACCCAAGCAGTTGTATATAAAGCGTCAATTGATTTCATATTGATCTAACGATCAGACGAAAACTTGATTTAGTTAAGCTAATCGAACAAATGAGAGTATAATTAAGCACTGCTTAGTTCTACTCGCAAGAACTCAGATACATCTGTTAATGCATTCTATTTGAAGAAAGCTAGGCAAACGAAGCGCAAGCAACGTAGATAAGACCATAGCGAGTAAGCATACCAGTTGTGCTGGCGACCATAGCAAGAGTGAACCACCTGATCCCTTCCCGAACTCAGAAGTGAAACCTCTTAGCGCTGATGGTAGTGTGGGGTCTCCCATGTGAGAGTAAGTCATCGCCAGCTCATTATTCCAAAAGCCCTCTGCTCACGCAGGGGGCTTTTTTTATGCGTGGGGTTTAAAAAAATTAAGTCAAATTATATTAATTTACAAATTGGTTGAATACTGTTTAATAAAAATAAGTAATTAATAATGCTTAAAAAATTATATAAAAATGACGTTGAAGTTTATGAAATAATTATAGTTTTGTGTGTTTTTTTATCAAACTATGTTATAAAAGTTAAAACGGCATGAAAATTGCTTATAAAACGAGATTTTTATTAGGGGGTCATATGAAATTATCAGTGGGATTACGAATTGCCAACTCGCTGTCATTAACTCCACAGTTACAACAAGCAATCCGCTTATTACAATTATCCAGTCTGGAACTAGAGCAAGAAATCCAGCTACAACTTGATAGTAATCCTTTGTTAGAAAAAGTTGAAGAGCAAATCAGTGTTGAAAGTCTTTCTACTGTTGATGCGAGTCAAAAAGATTTAACTAATGAACTTAATGCAGACCATCTTCCGGACGATCTACCTGTAGATACCGACTGGGATGATGTCTATACCCATCAACCGACAAGTCTGGGTGCAGCAGAGTTCGAAGAGCGGGAAGACAATCGTCAAAGCCAGCAAAGCTTACAAGAATATATGCTCGAGCAGATTAATCTGCTGCACTTTTCTCGCATTGATCAGCTGATTGCCTACTGCATTATTGATTCTCTAGATGAAAAGGGTTTTCTGGATGCAGAAATTTCTGAGATTACTGCATCAGTACAGCATCTTTTATCTTCCATGGATTATGAGGAAGAAATCGAAGAGGATGAAGTACTCGTTGTTCTTAAGCATATTCAGCGTCTTGATCCGATTGGAGTAGGTTCCAGAAATCTAGCTGAGTGTTTATTGATTCAGTTGGATAGCCTGCCAGTTAATACCCCTTGTCGTAATGATGCGGTTAAATTGCTGCAACATTATGAGCTGCTGATCACCAATGAATTACCAAAACTCATTAAGCAAACTGGCTTAAATCAGGAACAATTACGCTGTGCAGTTGATTTGCTGAAAACTCTTAAACCATATCCGGGACTGGAGTTTGAAAGTAAGGAATCTGATTATCAGATCCCGGATGTTGTGGTAATGAAAAAGAATGACTGCTGGCAGGTGACGTTGAATCCTGATGTGATGCCAAAGTTAAGACTAAATTCTTTTTATACCAATATGATTCGTCGTGCTGATCAAAGCGAAGATAATCAATATCTTCGTAATCAGATGCTGGAAGCAAAAAACTTTATTAAAAGCATTGATGAACGTCATAAAACTTTATTGAAAGTAGCGACCTGTATTGTTGAACATCAGAAAAGTTTTTTAGAAATTGGCCCTGAAGGTATGAAGCCTCTGGTTTTACGTGATATTGCTGAAGAAGTGGAACTACATGAATCAACTGTATCTCGTGTAACGACTAACAAATATATGCTGACCCCACGTGGTTTATTTGAACTGAAATACTTCTTCTCGAGTCATGTGGGAACGACTTCAGGTGGTGAGGCTTCATCTACTGCGATCCGTGCCAAAATTAAGAAAATGATTGCTGAAGAAAATGCACGTAAGCCTTTATCTGACAATGCAATTGCCAATCTTTTGAAAGAAGAGGGGATTGATGTGGCACGACGTACGGTCGCGAAATATCGTGAATCGTTACATATTCCTTCCTCTTCTGAGCGAAAAGTCTTGATCTAGTTTTTGAAATTTGATTATTCTAGAGATTCATTATGACATCGTAATGAATCTTTTTTTCTTTTGAGGCATGGTAAAAATGATCTGAATAAATGCTTTAAATCACGATTTTGCTTGAGCAAGTTATTGTATTCTTTTCATTTTTAACTATGACTCTTCTGATCCTAACGAAGGTGAGGGATAGAACTATGCAAATAACAATTCGTGGACATCATTTATCAATTACGCCAGCGATTGAAGAAACTATAAAAACGAAATTTTCACAGATGACCAAACATCTGGATCAAGTGAACAGCATGCAGGTTAAGCTTTCCAAAGATCATCAGATTGATAAGCGCTCAAAAAGAGGCAGCAGTAACCATATCGCAGAAGCGATTGTCCGTTTACCGGGTATTGAGTTTTTTGCCCATGCCAATGCTGATGACATGTATACCTCGATTAAAATTTTGACGGAAAAATTAAAAAAACAGATTGACCGATATCGCGAAATGCAGCTGAATCATCAGAGTTTAGCCATTTAAGCGACCAAATGGGGAAAAAGAGGTTTTTAAAAGCCTCTTTTTTTATATATATAATGTATGTGACTAATGAATTATTTTTTACATTTATAGTAAAATGACTCGTTTTACACCCTTAGTCCTATAAGAGGTCTTGTGATGAATAATGAACAGCTCGCTGAAATTTTAAAAGCCGCTTTTCCTGAGGCGGATGTTGCTGTGAGTGGTCAGGGCGGAAAATTCGATCTCCGTATTGTGGATGATCAGTTTGAAGGTAAACGTCCGGTTGCACGTCAACAAGCTGTTTATGCTCCTCTCAATTCCCATATTGCCAGTGGTGCAGTGCATGCTGTGACCATTCGTGCATTGACCAAAGAAGAATGGCGTAAAGCAAGCTTATTTGGAGCTTAATCAATTAATGGATAAATTCTTAATTCAGGGCGGTATTAAGCTCGACGGTGAAGTGCGTATTTCTGGTGCAAAAAATGCAGCGCTTCCATTATTAGCAGCAATGATTCTTGCTGATACGCCAATCACACTTAAAAATGTTCCAAATCTAAAAGATGTAAATACCTTGGTAAAGCTGATCGCAGGTCTTGGGATCACGATTAGTTATGAAGGCGATACAGTTATTGCAGATACCTCTACTTTGGATAACCAGTTTGCACCTTATGAACTCGTAAAAACCATGCGTGCTTCTATTTTGGTGCTTGGTCCTCTATTGGCGCGCTACGGTAGTGCAAAAGTATCCCTGCCAGGTGGATGTGCGATTGGTTCTCGTCCAGTCGATCAGCATTTGAAAGCACTAGAAGCTTTAGGTGCCGAGATTGAGGTTGAGGCCGGCTATGTCCATGCTAAAGTCGATGGTCGTCTGAAAGGCGGTGAAGTTGCCTTTGATATGGTGACTGTGGGTGGTACTGAAAATATTCTGATGGCTGCAGTATTGGCGGATGGTGTGACTACGATTCGTAATGCGGCTCGTGAACCTGAAATTACCGATCTTGCCCAAATGCTGATCAAGATGGGTGCGAAGATTGAAGGTCTGGATACCGATACGCTAGTGGTAACCGGTGTAGAAAGCCTGCATGGCTGTGAATATGCAGTGGTTGCCGACCGTATTGAAACCGGTTCTTACTTGGCTGCTGCAGCCATTACTGGTGGACGTGTTAAAACCACGCATACAGATCCGGCTTTAATGGAAGCTGTACTGGATAAGTTTGAGGAAATGGGCGCAGAAGTCACTCGTGGTGATGACTGGATTGAACTGGATATGATGGGTAAACGTCCGAAAGCAGTGAGCTTCCGTACCTTGCCACATCCAGATTTCCCAACAGATATGCAAGCCCAGTTAATGGCAGTCAATGCCATTGGCCGTGGATTTGCCACAATTTCTGAAACGATTTTTGAAAACCGTTTTATGCATGTTCCTGAATTGGCTCGTATGGGAGCCAATATTCAGGTCGAAGGTAATGATGCTGTCGTAACAGGTGTAGAAAAACTTTCTGCAGCGCCTGTGATGGCAACAGATTTACGTGCTTCATTCTCTTTAGTTCTTGCAGCACTTGCAGCCGAAGGAGAAACATTGATTGACCGTATTTATCATATTGACCGCGGTTATGAAGATGTCGAAGCAAAGTTACAAGGTTTAGGTGCCCAAATTAAGCGAGTAAGTTAATGAGTGATATGAGAAACGATGATCCAAACTTTGACGTAATGGGCAATTTTGATCATGGTTTAACGTTAGCATTAAGCAAGGGCCGTATCTTAAAAGAAACTTTACCTCTGCTTGAAACGGCAGGGATTAATCTGCTGGAAGATCCGGATAAATCACGAAAGCTGATTTTTCCAACCACGCATAAACAGGTGCGTATCCTGATTTTACGTGCCTCTGATGTGCCGACTTATGTTGAGAATGGTGCGGCAGATATCGGTGTAGCAGGTAAAGATGTGTTGATGGAACATGGCGCGCAAAATGTCTATGAACCATTAGATCTTAAAATTGCCAACTGCAAATTGATGACAGCAGGTAAAGTCGGCATGGAGCGTCCGAAAGGCCGTTTAAAAATTGCGACTAAATACGTGAATCTGACCCGTCAATACTACGCGAGCCTCGGTGAACAGGTTGATGTGATCAAGCTTTATGGTTCAATGGAACTTGCACCATTGGTGGGTTTAGGTGATTACATTGTTGACGTGGTCGATACAGGCAATACACTGCGTGCCAATGGTCTTGAGCCACTTGAAGAAATCTGCAAAGTCTCTTCACGTCTGATTGTGAACAAAGCCAGCTTTAAACGTAAGCAAGCATTGCTGAATCCAATTCTTGCCCAGCTTGAACAAGCGGTTGAAGCACGCGAACAGGCGAAAAAAGCTTAAATTTACGCTGTATTAAAGACCGTCCACTTTGGGCGGTTTTTTATTTGTGTTCAAAAAGATAAGAAGTCTAATGCTTTCATCAATTTTATCAAAAGCTATTTCCAATAAAACTCATAGCACAAGTCTGTTCTAGCTACCGACAAAGTCTTTGAAAACAGGTAAACTAAAGCCTTCGAATTCAAACCTTATGGGTAAATTGATGCGACGTTTATCGACACAAGATCAAAACTTCAAGCAAGCGTTTGCTGACTTGTTGGCTTTTGAAACCGTGAATGATCCTGAACTTTTAAAAACTGTAGACCAAATTATTGCTGACGTACGTCAGCATGGTGATGCTCATGTTCTTAAATTGACTCAGCAGTTCGATCGACATCCAGCGCATCAATTTTCAGATTTGGAACTGACTCAAGAGCAACTTAAAGCAGCTTTCGAAGGCTTAACGACTGAAGTGCGTGAAGCTTTAGAATTGGCTGCAAACCGTATTCGCGAATTCCATCAGGCACAAAAACAGGATGGTTGGACGTATGTCGATGCTCTAGGTAATACCTTGGGTCAGAAAGTGACGCCATTGGATCGCGTAGGGATCTATGTACCAGGTGGCTTGGCTTCATATCCATCTTCGGTGTTAATGAATGCTGTTCCTGCACATGTGGCAGGTGTAGGTGAAATTGTTATGGTGGTGCCTGCTCCAAATGGTGAACTGAATCCATTGGTCTTGGCTGCTGCCTATCTGGCTGGCGTACACCGTGTATTTACCATTGGTGGCGCACAAGCGGTTGCTGCATTGGCCTATGGTACAGAAACCATTCCACGTGTCGATAAAATCACTGGTCCAGGTAACCGTTTTGTGGCTGCGGCAAAACGTGCAGTATTTGGTCAGGTCGGTATCGACATGATTGCTGGTCCTTCAGAAATTCTGGTCTATGCAGAAGGGCAGAACAATGCCAAATGGTTAGCGATGGATTTGTTATCTCAAGCTGAGCATGACACTGTTGCTCAAGCTGTATTTATTACGCCTGATGAACAGCTTCTCAATGAAGTAGAACAAGCAATTGAAGAGCATTTGCTAGCTCTACCAAAAGCAGAAATTGCCCGCACTTCAATTGCCAATCGTGGTGCATTAGTGCTTGTGAAAGATCGTGCTGAAGGTATTGAGCTGATTAACCAAGTAGCACCTGAACATTTAATGCTGTGTTTGGATGAAGCTCAAGAAATGGCTGAAGAGATTCGCCATGCCGGTGCGATCTTCATGGGACGTTATACGCCTGAAGCGATTGGTGACTATTGTGCAGGTCCAAACCATGTATTACCGACATCGGGTACAGCACGTTTCTCATCACCACTGGGTGTGTATGATTTCCAGAAACGTTCAAGCCTGATTATGTG from the Acinetobacter sp. YWS30-1 genome contains:
- a CDS encoding RNA polymerase factor sigma-54; its protein translation is MKLSVGLRIANSLSLTPQLQQAIRLLQLSSLELEQEIQLQLDSNPLLEKVEEQISVESLSTVDASQKDLTNELNADHLPDDLPVDTDWDDVYTHQPTSLGAAEFEEREDNRQSQQSLQEYMLEQINLLHFSRIDQLIAYCIIDSLDEKGFLDAEISEITASVQHLLSSMDYEEEIEEDEVLVVLKHIQRLDPIGVGSRNLAECLLIQLDSLPVNTPCRNDAVKLLQHYELLITNELPKLIKQTGLNQEQLRCAVDLLKTLKPYPGLEFESKESDYQIPDVVVMKKNDCWQVTLNPDVMPKLRLNSFYTNMIRRADQSEDNQYLRNQMLEAKNFIKSIDERHKTLLKVATCIVEHQKSFLEIGPEGMKPLVLRDIAEEVELHESTVSRVTTNKYMLTPRGLFELKYFFSSHVGTTSGGEASSTAIRAKIKKMIAEENARKPLSDNAIANLLKEEGIDVARRTVAKYRESLHIPSSSERKVLI
- the hpf gene encoding ribosome hibernation-promoting factor, HPF/YfiA family, with translation MQITIRGHHLSITPAIEETIKTKFSQMTKHLDQVNSMQVKLSKDHQIDKRSKRGSSNHIAEAIVRLPGIEFFAHANADDMYTSIKILTEKLKKQIDRYREMQLNHQSLAI
- the ibaG gene encoding BolA family iron metabolism protein IbaG, which translates into the protein MNNEQLAEILKAAFPEADVAVSGQGGKFDLRIVDDQFEGKRPVARQQAVYAPLNSHIASGAVHAVTIRALTKEEWRKASLFGA
- the murA gene encoding UDP-N-acetylglucosamine 1-carboxyvinyltransferase, with product MDKFLIQGGIKLDGEVRISGAKNAALPLLAAMILADTPITLKNVPNLKDVNTLVKLIAGLGITISYEGDTVIADTSTLDNQFAPYELVKTMRASILVLGPLLARYGSAKVSLPGGCAIGSRPVDQHLKALEALGAEIEVEAGYVHAKVDGRLKGGEVAFDMVTVGGTENILMAAVLADGVTTIRNAAREPEITDLAQMLIKMGAKIEGLDTDTLVVTGVESLHGCEYAVVADRIETGSYLAAAAITGGRVKTTHTDPALMEAVLDKFEEMGAEVTRGDDWIELDMMGKRPKAVSFRTLPHPDFPTDMQAQLMAVNAIGRGFATISETIFENRFMHVPELARMGANIQVEGNDAVVTGVEKLSAAPVMATDLRASFSLVLAALAAEGETLIDRIYHIDRGYEDVEAKLQGLGAQIKRVS
- the hisG gene encoding ATP phosphoribosyltransferase, producing MSDMRNDDPNFDVMGNFDHGLTLALSKGRILKETLPLLETAGINLLEDPDKSRKLIFPTTHKQVRILILRASDVPTYVENGAADIGVAGKDVLMEHGAQNVYEPLDLKIANCKLMTAGKVGMERPKGRLKIATKYVNLTRQYYASLGEQVDVIKLYGSMELAPLVGLGDYIVDVVDTGNTLRANGLEPLEEICKVSSRLIVNKASFKRKQALLNPILAQLEQAVEAREQAKKA
- the hisD gene encoding histidinol dehydrogenase is translated as MGKLMRRLSTQDQNFKQAFADLLAFETVNDPELLKTVDQIIADVRQHGDAHVLKLTQQFDRHPAHQFSDLELTQEQLKAAFEGLTTEVREALELAANRIREFHQAQKQDGWTYVDALGNTLGQKVTPLDRVGIYVPGGLASYPSSVLMNAVPAHVAGVGEIVMVVPAPNGELNPLVLAAAYLAGVHRVFTIGGAQAVAALAYGTETIPRVDKITGPGNRFVAAAKRAVFGQVGIDMIAGPSEILVYAEGQNNAKWLAMDLLSQAEHDTVAQAVFITPDEQLLNEVEQAIEEHLLALPKAEIARTSIANRGALVLVKDRAEGIELINQVAPEHLMLCLDEAQEMAEEIRHAGAIFMGRYTPEAIGDYCAGPNHVLPTSGTARFSSPLGVYDFQKRSSLIMCSEDGVKTLAKTADVLAQQENLDAHARSARYRYQ